Proteins from a single region of Oncorhynchus nerka isolate Pitt River linkage group LG18, Oner_Uvic_2.0, whole genome shotgun sequence:
- the slc25a47b gene encoding solute carrier family 25 member 47-B isoform X1 encodes MHLADFVAGSVGGAFGVAVGYPLDTVKVRIQTQRRFTGVWQCIHTTWKTEGVNGFYRGMSMPVTTVSISSSVVFGVYRNVLQCLHQLRSTSTGLDFLPAKVDFFLSGLSGGVAQVSVMAPADIVKVRMQCQMVHQGLDAQQPKYRGPMHCLLTIAREEGFLGLYKGAGALALRDGPSFATYFTIYHVICEQLSPPENTQPGKHIVPENTQPGKHIVPENTQPGKHIVPENTQPGKHIVPENTQPGKHIVPENTQPGKHIVPENTQPGKHIVPGNTQPGKHIVPENTQPGKHIVPGNTQPGKHIVPENTQPGKHTAPGNTQPGKHTAPGNTQHLGTHSQVNTQHLRTPSQVNTQHLRTPSQVNTQHLGTPSTWVHPARSTHSTWEYPARSTHSTWEYPARSTHSTWEHPVR; translated from the exons ATGCATTTGGCAGATTTCGTTGCTGGTTCCGTTGGAG GAGCCTTTGGAGTGGCTGTGGGGTATCCTTTGGACACAGTGAAG GTGAGAATACAGACACAAAGGAGATTCACAGGAGTTTGGCAATGTATTCATACTACATGGAAGACCGAAGGG GTGAATGGATTCTACAGGGGCATGTCCATGCCAGTCACCACTGTATCCATCAGCTCCTCTGTAGTGTTTGGCGTCTACAGGAATGTCCTGCAGTGTTTACATCAACTACGATCCACCTCCACAGGTTTGGATTTTCTGCCAGCCAAAGTGGACTTCTTCTTGTCCGGGTTGTCAGGAGGTGTTGCCCAG gtatctgtgatggCACCAGCTGACATAGTAAAAGTACGGATGCAGTGTCAGATGGTACACCAAGGCTTGGACGCTCAGCAACCCAAGTATCGCGGCCCAATGCACTGTCTGCTGACCATCGCTCGTGAAGAGGGCTTCCTCGGACTGTACAAGGGAGCTGGTGCCCTCGCCCTGCGAGACGGCCCCTCTTTTGCCACCTACTTCACTATTTACCACGTTATCTGTGAGCAGCTATCCCCACCTGAGAATACCCAGCCAGGTAAACACATAGTACCTGAGAACACCCAGCCAGGTAAACACATAGTACCTGAGAACACCCAGCCAGGTAAACACATAGTACCTGAGAACACCCAGCCAGGTAAACACATAGTACCTGAGAACACCCAGCCAGGTAAACACATAGTACCTGAGAACACCCAGCCAGGTAAACACATAGTACCTGAGAACACCCAGCCAGGTAAACACATAGTACCTGGGAACACCCAGCCAGGTAAACACATAGTACCTGAGAACACCCAGCCAGGTAAACACATAGTACCTGGGAACACCCAGCCAGGTAAACACATAGTACCTGAGAACACCCAGCCAGGTAAACACACAGCACCTGGGAACACCCAGCCAGGTAAACACACAGCACCTGGGAACACACAGCACCTGGGAACACACAGCCAGGTAAACACACAGCACCTGAGAACACCCAGCCAGGTAAACACACAGCACCTGAGAACACCCAGCCAGGTCAACACACAGCACCTGGGTACACCCAGCACCTGGGTACACCCAGCCAGGTCAACACACAGCACCTGGGAATACCCAGCCAGGTCAACACACAGCACCTGGGAATACCCAGCCAGGTCAACACACAGCACCTGGGAACACCCAGTCAGGTAA
- the slc25a47b gene encoding solute carrier family 25 member 47-B isoform X2 codes for MHLADFVAGSVGGAFGVAVGYPLDTVKVRIQTQRRFTGVWQCIHTTWKTEGVNGFYRGMSMPVTTVSISSSVVFGVYRNVLQCLHQLRSTSTGLDFLPAKVDFFLSGLSGGVAQVSVMAPADIVKVRMQCQMVHQGLDAQQPKYRGPMHCLLTIAREEGFLGLYKGAGALALRDGPSFATYFTIYHVICEQLSPPENTQPEWNVVLLAGGLSGMCGWCIGTPMDVIKSRLQVDGMGKRRYTGFFHCISQSIRTEGPGVLFKGLGLNCIRAFPVNMSVFAMYEVVVRLLRPKT; via the exons ATGCATTTGGCAGATTTCGTTGCTGGTTCCGTTGGAG GAGCCTTTGGAGTGGCTGTGGGGTATCCTTTGGACACAGTGAAG GTGAGAATACAGACACAAAGGAGATTCACAGGAGTTTGGCAATGTATTCATACTACATGGAAGACCGAAGGG GTGAATGGATTCTACAGGGGCATGTCCATGCCAGTCACCACTGTATCCATCAGCTCCTCTGTAGTGTTTGGCGTCTACAGGAATGTCCTGCAGTGTTTACATCAACTACGATCCACCTCCACAGGTTTGGATTTTCTGCCAGCCAAAGTGGACTTCTTCTTGTCCGGGTTGTCAGGAGGTGTTGCCCAG gtatctgtgatggCACCAGCTGACATAGTAAAAGTACGGATGCAGTGTCAGATGGTACACCAAGGCTTGGACGCTCAGCAACCCAAGTATCGCGGCCCAATGCACTGTCTGCTGACCATCGCTCGTGAAGAGGGCTTCCTCGGACTGTACAAGGGAGCTGGTGCCCTCGCCCTGCGAGACGGCCCCTCTTTTGCCACCTACTTCACTATTTACCACGTTATCTGTGAGCAGCTATCCCCACCTGAGAATACCCAGCCAG aGTGGAATGTGGTTCTGCTTGCTGGTGGACTGTCAGGGATGTGTGGCTGGTGCATAGGGACACCCATGGACGTGATCAAATCCCGTCTGCAGGTGGACGGTATGGGCAAGAGGAGATACACAGGTTTCTTCCACTGCATCTCACAGAGCATACGCACTGAGGGGCCGGGTGTTCTCTTCAAAGGCCTGGGCCTCAATTGCATACGGGCCTTCCCTGTCAACATGTCCGTGTTCGCCATGTACGAGGTGGTTGTGCGCCTCCTCCGACCGAAAACTTGA